One Nitrospirota bacterium DNA segment encodes these proteins:
- a CDS encoding tRNA guanosine(34) transglycosylase Tgt gives MLEFTVQQTDMGGSARVGVLKTAHGTIETPAFMPVGSLGAVKGIGPEDLAGLGFRLILNNAYHLYLRPGHRVIEELGGLHSFTGWPGAILTDSGGFQVFSLAKLCRVTDEGVTFQSHVDGSSHHITPERAIEIQEALGADIIMAFDECVALPSSRERVHEALQRTGAWARRCQAARRRSDQALFGIVQGGHDPALRVESAQDLVSLGFDGYAVGGLSVGEEKSVMYSMLDATVPELPAGRPRYLMGVGLPEDLVEGVARGIDLFDCVVPTRHGRTGWLFTADGRVLIKQARYAKDERPIDPACCCPVCRKHSRAYLHHLFGVKEMLGVRLNTLHNLYYFADLMRQIRSAIAAGSFAAFRREFHAKREAAGVVGADDAADRGGIEELAAVQEGKR, from the coding sequence ATGCTTGAGTTCACAGTGCAGCAGACGGATATGGGCGGATCGGCGCGTGTGGGTGTGCTCAAAACGGCCCATGGGACGATCGAGACCCCTGCGTTCATGCCGGTCGGTTCCCTGGGGGCCGTCAAGGGGATTGGTCCCGAGGACCTGGCGGGACTCGGATTTCGATTAATCCTGAACAACGCCTACCATCTGTACCTGCGTCCGGGGCATCGGGTGATTGAGGAACTGGGAGGATTGCACTCGTTCACGGGCTGGCCCGGGGCGATCCTGACCGACAGCGGCGGGTTTCAAGTGTTCAGCCTGGCGAAGCTCTGTCGGGTGACGGACGAAGGGGTGACATTTCAATCCCATGTGGACGGCTCTTCCCATCACATTACGCCGGAGCGGGCGATCGAGATTCAGGAGGCCTTGGGGGCCGACATCATTATGGCGTTCGATGAATGCGTGGCGCTTCCGTCTTCCCGCGAACGGGTCCACGAGGCGTTGCAACGGACGGGCGCTTGGGCCCGCCGTTGCCAGGCGGCGCGGCGCCGATCCGACCAGGCTTTGTTCGGGATCGTCCAGGGTGGGCATGACCCGGCTCTGCGCGTCGAGTCTGCGCAGGACTTGGTCTCGCTGGGGTTCGACGGGTACGCGGTCGGAGGGCTCTCCGTAGGGGAAGAGAAGTCCGTCATGTACTCGATGCTGGACGCAACCGTTCCTGAATTGCCGGCCGGGCGGCCCCGATATTTGATGGGGGTCGGACTGCCGGAAGATTTGGTCGAAGGAGTGGCCAGGGGCATCGATTTGTTCGACTGCGTGGTGCCGACCAGGCATGGGCGTACCGGTTGGCTGTTCACGGCCGATGGGCGGGTGCTGATCAAGCAAGCCCGCTATGCCAAGGACGAGCGCCCGATCGATCCAGCCTGTTGCTGTCCGGTCTGCCGGAAGCATTCGCGGGCGTACTTGCACCATTTGTTTGGAGTCAAGGAGATGTTGGGGGTGCGCCTCAACACCTTGCACAATTTGTATTATTTTGCCGACTTGATGCGGCAAATCCGCTCCGCCATTGCTGCCGGCTCGTTCGCTGCGTTTCGGCGGGAATTTCACGCGAAGCGGGAAGCGGCCGGCGTCGTCGGAGCGGACGATGCGGCTGATCGTGGTGGGATCGAAGAACTAGCAGCGGTGCAGGAGGGGAAGCGGTGA
- the yajC gene encoding preprotein translocase subunit YajC — translation MMASVAWAQGTQGGGTGPGSSLLSLVPFVLIFIVFYFLLILPQQKRQKKLKAMLEALKKGDKVVTSGGIWGTVTNLGKETVTLQISDNTKIKVQRESISRLRADEEE, via the coding sequence ATGATGGCATCAGTGGCCTGGGCACAGGGAACGCAAGGCGGCGGCACAGGTCCGGGATCCTCGTTGCTGTCGCTGGTGCCGTTCGTACTGATCTTTATCGTCTTTTATTTTTTGCTGATTCTGCCCCAGCAGAAGCGCCAGAAAAAATTGAAGGCGATGTTGGAGGCGCTCAAGAAGGGCGATAAGGTGGTAACGTCCGGCGGCATCTGGGGCACGGTCACCAATTTGGGCAAAGAAACGGTGACGCTGCAGATCTCGGACAATACCAAGATCAAGGTTCAGCGGGAATCCATTTCCCGGCTTCGGGCGGATGAAGAAGAATAG
- the secD gene encoding protein translocase subunit SecD yields the protein MKKVGGRFALLGIVLVLSVAFFLPSYPRLYQALPDWSKKVLPTKGITLGLDLQGGIHLVLEVEEERAVEIAVDRSVTAMQDLLVDKKIPVESVKRTGSSQVTLAFQNADLKTQIQKLMEDFPSFYELEQKSTGGSLVYELREGEIKRIKDSAINQALETIRNRIDQFGVAEPLIQRQGLKQIVVQLPGITEPKRAKDLIKETALLEFKLLDESSKLAMDLPQRIPKGKEDEVLKQIAGQLPEGDQILFEKVIEKDTGREFRTPFLVKKRVMLAGDVLSDARVSIGQFNEPYVSVTFDAKGAREFERITSENVKKRMAIVLDNTIYSAPVIQERISGGRAQISGTFTMQEANDLAIVLRAGALPAPLKIIQDLTVGPSLGRDSIEKGVRATLFAGGLVVLFMMVYYRLSGVIADFALALNLICLIGSLAGLNATLTLPGIAGIILTIGMGVDSNVLIFERIREELRQGKPVRLAIDGGYDKALLTIIDSHVTTLITGLALFLFGTGPIKGFAVTLCLGIAINLFTALVGTKVVFDTLNQRRKVEQLSI from the coding sequence ATGAAGAAGGTCGGCGGACGATTTGCATTGCTGGGCATCGTACTGGTGCTTTCGGTGGCGTTTTTTCTTCCCTCCTATCCTCGGCTGTATCAGGCCCTGCCTGACTGGTCGAAGAAGGTCCTTCCGACCAAGGGCATCACCCTGGGCCTGGATCTGCAGGGGGGGATCCATCTGGTTCTGGAGGTCGAGGAGGAACGGGCGGTGGAGATCGCCGTGGACCGGTCCGTCACGGCCATGCAGGATCTGCTGGTCGACAAAAAAATTCCCGTCGAGTCGGTTAAGCGGACCGGGTCCTCCCAGGTCACGCTTGCCTTTCAGAACGCGGATCTGAAGACTCAGATCCAAAAACTTATGGAGGATTTCCCTTCCTTCTATGAGTTGGAACAGAAGAGCACGGGCGGCAGTCTGGTTTATGAATTGCGCGAAGGGGAGATTAAGCGGATCAAGGATTCGGCCATCAACCAGGCCTTGGAGACGATCCGGAACCGGATCGACCAATTCGGCGTGGCCGAACCGCTGATCCAGCGACAGGGACTCAAGCAGATCGTCGTCCAGCTTCCGGGCATTACCGAGCCGAAGCGGGCGAAGGATCTGATCAAGGAAACGGCGCTATTGGAGTTCAAGCTCTTGGACGAGTCCAGTAAGTTGGCCATGGATCTGCCGCAGCGAATCCCGAAAGGCAAGGAAGACGAGGTTCTCAAGCAGATCGCCGGACAACTTCCGGAAGGGGACCAGATCCTGTTCGAGAAAGTGATCGAAAAGGACACGGGCCGAGAATTCCGCACGCCGTTCCTGGTCAAGAAGCGTGTGATGCTGGCCGGGGATGTGCTGAGCGATGCGCGCGTTTCGATCGGGCAGTTCAACGAGCCCTACGTGTCGGTGACCTTCGATGCCAAGGGCGCCCGGGAGTTCGAGCGCATCACATCCGAGAACGTCAAGAAGCGTATGGCGATCGTGCTGGACAATACCATCTATTCCGCCCCCGTCATTCAGGAGCGAATCAGCGGAGGGCGGGCGCAGATCAGCGGCACCTTCACCATGCAGGAAGCCAACGATCTGGCGATCGTGCTCCGGGCCGGCGCCTTGCCCGCCCCGCTGAAGATCATCCAGGATCTGACCGTCGGCCCTTCGTTGGGGCGCGACTCGATCGAGAAGGGGGTCCGTGCCACCCTGTTCGCGGGCGGCTTGGTCGTCCTTTTTATGATGGTCTATTACCGGCTCTCGGGCGTCATCGCCGATTTCGCCTTGGCGTTGAACCTGATCTGCCTGATCGGGTCGCTGGCCGGATTGAATGCAACTCTCACGCTGCCCGGCATCGCAGGGATCATTCTGACCATCGGCATGGGAGTGGATTCCAACGTCTTGATCTTCGAGCGTATCCGCGAAGAGTTGCGGCAGGGTAAGCCGGTACGTCTGGCGATCGATGGGGGCTATGACAAGGCGTTGCTGACGATCATCGACTCCCACGTGACCACCTTAATTACGGGCCTGGCGTTGTTCCTGTTCGGGACCGGGCCGATCAAGGGGTTTGCGGTCACGCTCTGCCTGGGGATTGCAATCAACCTGTTCACCGCGCTGGTCGGCACGAAAGTGGTCTTTGACACGTTGAATCAGCGCCGCAAAGTCGAACAATTGAGCATTTAG
- the secF gene encoding protein translocase subunit SecF, which produces MFEILGKTNIDFMGKRKIAFVFSGVLVLLGIVAVIQIARGAANLGIDFAGGTAVQLKFDQPIPIDEARKALESNGLANADLQEFVEANKLLVRVKTSTTIEEKVADRVVAVFTKEFPNNKFVVDASTEIGPTIGQKLQQDALIAILVSFLGIILYIAARFEFRFGVAAALSTFHDVLAVLGAFYILDKEITLLVVTALLTLAGYSLTDTVVVFDRIRENLRVRRRDNMEAVINNGINQVLSRTIVTSLTVVLVLIPLTLAGGEVLHDFSLALLWGVIFGTYSSVFVASPLLLIWPGREGRLLKRG; this is translated from the coding sequence ATGTTCGAGATTTTGGGGAAGACCAATATTGATTTCATGGGCAAGCGGAAGATCGCGTTTGTTTTTTCGGGCGTGCTGGTTCTGCTGGGCATCGTGGCCGTGATTCAGATCGCCCGGGGAGCCGCCAACCTCGGGATCGACTTCGCGGGCGGGACCGCCGTGCAGTTGAAATTCGACCAGCCCATCCCCATCGACGAGGCGCGCAAGGCGCTGGAGTCAAACGGGCTCGCCAATGCGGACTTACAGGAGTTCGTCGAGGCCAACAAGCTCCTGGTTCGGGTCAAAACCTCGACCACCATCGAGGAAAAAGTAGCGGACCGGGTCGTTGCCGTCTTCACCAAGGAATTTCCGAACAACAAGTTTGTGGTGGACGCCTCCACAGAGATTGGCCCCACGATCGGGCAGAAATTACAGCAGGATGCGTTGATCGCTATCCTGGTGTCCTTCCTCGGCATTATTCTGTATATCGCGGCACGCTTCGAGTTCCGCTTCGGCGTGGCGGCGGCACTCTCTACGTTTCATGATGTGCTGGCCGTGCTGGGCGCGTTTTATATCCTGGACAAGGAAATCACCTTGCTGGTCGTAACGGCCCTGCTGACGCTGGCCGGGTATTCGCTCACGGATACGGTTGTCGTGTTCGACCGGATACGCGAAAATCTCCGCGTACGCCGTCGGGATAACATGGAAGCCGTGATCAACAACGGGATCAATCAGGTCTTGAGCCGGACAATCGTAACCAGTCTGACGGTTGTGTTGGTGCTGATTCCATTGACCCTGGCCGGGGGCGAAGTCCTGCACGACTTTTCTTTGGCGCTCCTTTGGGGAGTCATTTTCGGGACCTATTCCTCGGTCTTTGTCGCCAGCCCCTTGCTGCTGATCTGGCCAGGCCGGGAGGGGCGGCTGCTCAAGCGAGGGTAG
- a CDS encoding PAS domain S-box protein has protein sequence MTAWSRSHSLQRKIITAIVMVGLLPLSLSLFLTYVEERRALRESVGANFKESAVEAARRVEMQVTRGLSEAQQLAATPFLRTAVTEANRGYADKDEASIQAMIKDWQQQWRQRERRNEFPLFINRIVTNYLIRWHDIRRSDYVGIFVTDARGALVVSSIPQVEYYYGKSAWWRAVYSGGTGQQYVGEIYFDPSFGTHVLNVSVPILDDDQRAAVGAVTVLLRRDSLFQAVAEITVGQTGHAMLLASDGTLLICPVLPPEEHSVTPALLQSVADLQAGWVVAADDTHGGREGIVGFSPVRLGGKLAPGSLDGKRWLTVVRQNPEETYAPLNQLVIKVAAYGVLVFALLWGTGVLAARRIVRPVQALHEGVKRIGTGNLDQRLSLQTGDEIEQLAEAFNGMAANLKASFTQLEQRMADIRRLEERYRDLIENSPEMIHQINKAGQFVHVNQTELDKLGYSLEEMLAMRLWDIVPQGRGPEILAYLERMVSKGRSTIETVFLSKDGRPIDVEIHSTALFDTEGGGLVYSRAFVRDITQRKALEQKVQRHTTQLEQEVAERTQQLSLSQKRYKALFDLAADPVFMVESNGCIMAVNQREERVLGYPEADLIGRPLLNLISSHHQELTRALMEKIVRGEQQVPTEEIEVVGRDGAPMLVEMDLIRIEDGSAVSIMVQLRDITERKRLEQQLHEYSVELEAKVKARTREIEETKTYLENLLENANDVIYTLDTEQRFTYVNNKVAAWGYRKEDLIGRPYLSLLSKRHRGRRLKSTLDIGAKQVYEVEVLSCSGDTRTVMVSVSPLHDPDGRIQGVLGIARDITDTKKLEQQILNTEKLASVGKLAAGVAHEINNPLGGILNCLYNLRKGTLSPARQEEYVVSMEDGLRRVQKIVRQLLDFSQQHEPELSSTDINAVVERVLVLTEHVFVAGQIRLDKQLQADLPALMVDQHMLEQVLMNLVLNATQAIKGGGTVTIRTRVVGEACVIEVQDTGCGIQPHVLSRIFDPFFTTKGVGEGTGLGLSVSLGIVERHGGQILVESEVGQGALFTVSLPLVRERVATGRIA, from the coding sequence ATGACAGCCTGGAGTCGGTCACACAGTCTCCAGCGTAAGATCATTACGGCCATCGTAATGGTCGGTCTCCTGCCTCTGAGCCTCTCTCTCTTCCTGACCTACGTTGAAGAACGCCGCGCTCTCCGTGAGAGTGTCGGAGCCAATTTCAAGGAATCGGCAGTAGAAGCGGCGCGCCGGGTGGAAATGCAGGTCACCCGCGGTCTCAGCGAAGCGCAACAGCTGGCTGCGACCCCGTTCCTGCGGACGGCCGTGACCGAGGCCAACCGAGGCTATGCGGACAAAGACGAGGCCAGCATCCAAGCCATGATCAAGGACTGGCAGCAGCAGTGGCGTCAGCGGGAGCGCCGCAACGAATTCCCTCTGTTCATCAATCGCATCGTGACGAATTACCTGATCCGCTGGCATGACATTCGGCGCTCGGACTACGTGGGGATTTTCGTGACCGACGCGCGCGGAGCCTTGGTGGTCAGCTCGATTCCCCAGGTGGAATATTACTATGGCAAGAGTGCTTGGTGGCGGGCGGTATACAGCGGCGGGACCGGGCAGCAATACGTCGGCGAAATCTACTTCGATCCTTCTTTCGGCACCCATGTGCTGAATGTGTCGGTGCCGATTCTCGATGACGACCAGCGGGCTGCGGTTGGAGCTGTGACGGTCCTGTTGCGGCGAGACTCGCTGTTCCAGGCGGTGGCGGAGATCACGGTCGGCCAGACGGGACATGCGATGTTGTTGGCTTCGGACGGGACGCTGTTGATCTGTCCGGTCCTCCCCCCCGAGGAGCATTCGGTGACCCCGGCCTTGCTCCAATCCGTCGCCGATCTTCAGGCCGGATGGGTTGTGGCCGCCGATGACACGCATGGCGGTCGCGAGGGCATTGTCGGATTTTCTCCTGTCCGCTTGGGCGGCAAGCTCGCTCCGGGAAGCCTCGATGGAAAACGATGGCTGACCGTCGTCCGGCAGAACCCGGAAGAAACCTATGCCCCGTTGAACCAACTGGTGATCAAGGTCGCCGCCTACGGGGTCTTGGTCTTCGCCCTGCTCTGGGGCACGGGCGTGCTTGCGGCTCGGCGGATTGTCCGCCCGGTCCAGGCTCTCCACGAAGGAGTCAAGCGGATCGGGACCGGCAATCTGGACCAGCGGCTGTCGCTGCAGACCGGCGATGAAATCGAGCAACTGGCTGAGGCGTTCAACGGGATGGCTGCGAATCTGAAGGCCTCGTTCACCCAGTTGGAGCAGCGGATGGCGGATATCCGCAGGCTGGAGGAACGGTATCGAGATCTGATCGAGAACTCGCCGGAGATGATCCACCAGATTAACAAGGCGGGGCAGTTCGTGCATGTCAATCAGACCGAGCTGGACAAACTGGGCTATAGCCTGGAGGAGATGTTGGCGATGCGTCTGTGGGACATCGTCCCGCAGGGACGCGGGCCGGAAATCCTGGCCTACCTCGAACGGATGGTGTCGAAGGGGCGGTCCACGATCGAAACGGTGTTTCTGAGCAAAGACGGCCGGCCGATCGACGTTGAAATCCACTCCACTGCGCTATTCGACACCGAGGGCGGGGGCCTTGTGTACTCTCGTGCATTTGTGCGGGACATCACCCAACGCAAGGCGTTGGAACAGAAGGTCCAGCGGCATACAACCCAACTGGAGCAGGAAGTAGCCGAACGGACCCAGCAATTGTCGCTCTCGCAGAAACGGTATAAGGCGCTCTTCGACCTGGCAGCGGATCCGGTCTTCATGGTGGAATCAAATGGCTGCATAATGGCGGTCAATCAGCGTGAAGAGCGAGTTCTGGGCTATCCGGAGGCCGATTTGATCGGCCGCCCGCTGCTCAATCTGATCTCTTCCCACCATCAAGAACTCACGCGTGCCTTGATGGAGAAGATCGTACGAGGCGAGCAGCAAGTGCCCACGGAGGAAATCGAAGTGGTGGGCCGTGACGGTGCGCCCATGCTGGTTGAGATGGACCTGATTCGGATCGAGGACGGCTCTGCGGTCTCCATCATGGTGCAACTCCGGGATATTACGGAACGCAAACGGTTGGAGCAGCAACTGCACGAGTACAGCGTGGAGCTCGAAGCCAAGGTCAAGGCCAGGACCAGGGAGATAGAGGAAACCAAGACTTACCTGGAAAATCTTCTCGAGAACGCGAACGATGTCATCTATACGTTGGATACGGAGCAGCGGTTCACCTATGTCAACAACAAAGTCGCCGCCTGGGGTTATCGCAAGGAAGATCTGATCGGCCGCCCTTACCTCTCGTTGCTTTCGAAGCGACACCGTGGGCGTCGTCTGAAGAGTACGCTGGATATCGGCGCCAAGCAGGTCTATGAGGTCGAGGTGCTGAGTTGTTCGGGGGATACGCGGACGGTCATGGTGAGCGTGTCGCCGCTTCACGATCCGGACGGCCGTATCCAGGGCGTCCTGGGTATTGCGCGGGACATCACCGACACCAAGAAGCTGGAGCAACAGATACTCAATACCGAGAAGCTGGCGTCGGTTGGAAAGCTCGCCGCCGGTGTCGCCCATGAGATCAACAATCCGTTGGGCGGAATTCTCAACTGCTTGTACAACTTGCGCAAGGGGACGCTGTCGCCAGCCAGGCAGGAGGAATACGTGGTCTCAATGGAAGACGGGCTTCGGCGGGTCCAGAAGATCGTCCGGCAGTTGTTGGACTTTTCCCAACAGCACGAACCGGAGCTTTCTTCCACGGACATCAATGCGGTCGTCGAGCGTGTCTTGGTGCTCACCGAGCATGTCTTTGTGGCCGGCCAGATCCGTCTGGACAAGCAGCTCCAGGCAGATCTGCCCGCTTTGATGGTGGATCAGCACATGCTCGAACAGGTCTTGATGAACTTGGTCCTGAACGCGACTCAAGCGATCAAGGGCGGGGGAACTGTCACCATCCGGACCCGGGTCGTGGGCGAAGCCTGCGTGATCGAGGTGCAAGACACGGGTTGCGGCATCCAGCCCCATGTCTTGTCGCGTATTTTTGACCCCTTCTTTACGACCAAGGGCGTGGGCGAAGGAACCGGTTTGGGCCTGTCCGTCAGCCTCGGGATCGTGGAACGGCATGGCGGCCAGATTCTGGTCGAAAGCGAGGTGGGGCAGGGAGCGCTGTTCACCGTGTCGCTTCCGCTTGTACGGGAACGGGTCGCGACAGGGAGGATCGCATGA
- a CDS encoding sigma-54-dependent Fis family transcriptional regulator, whose product MKAPSVLIIDDEPLMRLSMLDALKAVGYDVRAAATGQEGQAILASNTFDIVITDLRLPGSDGLSLLQVCKQRSPRSEVILITAHGSVETAVEAMKLGAYDYVTKPFGMDELLLIVDRVSKVLALRQENLQLREELEGRFSFEGILGKNDRMREVLEKIQLVSATDSTVLIVGESGTGKELVANALHRSSPRRDHALIKVSCAALPETLLEAELFGHEKGAFTGALKQRRGRFELAHKGTLFLDEIGEISPVVQVKLLRVLQERQFERVGGSETVEVDVRLVCATQKDLKKEVQQGRFREDLYYRLNVVPVILPPLRERREDVLLIGEHMLQARAAKTSKPVKGFSQRAQELLLRYSFPGNVRELENMIERAVALGRPEEDVQPWDLCGFSACPYLGGTQQETCGFCSEGLTGKRATSAMLDSLASAREEFEKDYILAVLERVGGSRTEASRLLGLSRKALWEKCKRYGIPSARSEADDEGE is encoded by the coding sequence ATGAAAGCTCCGTCGGTCTTGATCATCGACGACGAGCCCCTGATGCGGCTCTCGATGCTCGATGCGCTGAAGGCCGTCGGCTATGACGTGCGTGCGGCGGCTACGGGGCAGGAGGGCCAAGCCATCCTCGCCTCCAACACGTTTGACATCGTGATTACCGACCTTCGCCTGCCCGGGTCGGATGGATTGTCGTTGCTCCAGGTGTGCAAGCAGCGGTCGCCACGTTCCGAGGTGATCCTGATTACGGCGCATGGCTCGGTGGAAACGGCGGTCGAGGCGATGAAGCTGGGCGCATACGACTACGTCACCAAACCCTTTGGGATGGACGAGCTGTTGTTGATTGTGGACCGGGTTTCGAAGGTGTTGGCGCTGCGCCAGGAAAATTTGCAGTTGCGCGAAGAGCTGGAGGGACGGTTCAGCTTCGAGGGTATTCTCGGGAAGAACGATCGGATGCGGGAGGTACTGGAGAAGATCCAGCTGGTTTCGGCTACGGATTCAACCGTGCTGATTGTCGGGGAGAGCGGGACCGGGAAAGAACTGGTGGCCAATGCGCTGCACCGCAGCAGCCCGCGCCGCGATCACGCACTGATCAAGGTGAGCTGCGCGGCCTTGCCGGAGACCTTGCTGGAGGCGGAACTCTTCGGGCACGAAAAGGGGGCGTTCACGGGTGCGCTCAAGCAGCGGAGGGGCCGTTTCGAACTGGCGCACAAGGGGACGCTGTTCCTGGACGAGATCGGCGAAATTTCTCCCGTAGTGCAGGTGAAGCTGCTGCGCGTGTTGCAGGAGCGGCAATTCGAACGGGTGGGGGGGAGCGAAACCGTCGAGGTGGATGTGCGGCTCGTCTGTGCCACGCAGAAAGATCTCAAGAAAGAGGTGCAACAGGGACGGTTTCGGGAAGACCTCTATTATCGCCTCAACGTCGTCCCGGTGATCTTGCCCCCGCTGCGCGAGCGTCGGGAAGATGTGCTGTTGATCGGCGAACACATGTTGCAGGCCCGCGCGGCGAAAACAAGTAAGCCCGTGAAGGGGTTTTCCCAGCGGGCCCAGGAGCTCTTGCTCCGCTACTCGTTCCCGGGCAACGTGCGCGAATTGGAAAACATGATCGAGCGGGCGGTCGCCCTGGGGCGTCCGGAGGAGGATGTACAGCCCTGGGATCTCTGCGGATTTTCCGCGTGCCCCTACTTGGGCGGGACGCAGCAGGAGACCTGCGGGTTTTGCAGCGAGGGTTTGACCGGCAAGCGGGCGACCAGCGCCATGCTGGACTCGCTGGCTTCGGCCAGAGAAGAGTTCGAGAAGGACTATATCCTGGCCGTGCTGGAGCGGGTCGGCGGAAGCCGGACGGAAGCGTCGCGGTTACTGGGGCTCTCCCGAAAAGCCTTGTGGGAAAAGTGCAAGCGCTATGGCATCCCCTCCGCGCGTAGCGAGGCGGACGACGAAGGCGAGTAG
- a CDS encoding WD40 repeat domain-containing protein produces the protein MTEMTQPLPSSSQPGSVSLGTSTPPADLLEYWKAGTREVKTFRGHSHGIWAVAFSPDGLTFASGGADRLVRIWDIETGRLLRSLRGHTHDIRAILYTPDGQTLITGSEDRTIRLWNPKTGEPTKLLFTRYDHNVCSLSLSPDGLMLARGSHNKDIKIWEISTGTELMTLLGKDQFDHHWSPVVAFSPDGFHLASGSDIGKIKLWEVLPSGEEKILHNGHWQEIEDDDTTEYRGYFVEDEGGFQKPMLYWIGALTFTPDGQVLISGSRDATIKFFQMPQMTEIRTLKGHGGWVRSLAVSPDGRVLASSGDDNQIKLWDLAAGRHFRTLKAHTGAVRGVTFSPDGQRLLSASWDRTVKLWEGGAEPQE, from the coding sequence ATGACTGAAATGACCCAGCCCCTCCCCTCCAGCAGCCAGCCAGGCTCAGTCTCGCTTGGAACATCGACGCCGCCGGCCGACCTCCTGGAATATTGGAAAGCCGGCACCAGGGAGGTGAAAACGTTCCGCGGCCATTCTCACGGAATCTGGGCCGTCGCCTTCTCGCCGGACGGGCTCACCTTTGCCAGCGGAGGCGCGGACCGGCTGGTCCGCATTTGGGACATCGAAACCGGACGGCTGCTGCGGTCCCTGCGCGGCCATACCCACGACATCCGCGCCATCCTCTATACCCCGGACGGACAGACGCTGATCACCGGCAGTGAGGACCGGACCATTCGACTCTGGAACCCCAAGACGGGGGAGCCCACTAAGCTGCTCTTCACGCGCTACGACCATAACGTCTGTAGCCTATCGCTCTCTCCCGACGGGCTCATGCTCGCCCGGGGCAGCCACAACAAAGACATCAAGATCTGGGAAATCAGCACCGGCACCGAACTCATGACCCTGCTCGGAAAGGATCAGTTCGACCACCATTGGTCTCCGGTGGTCGCCTTCTCCCCGGATGGCTTCCATTTAGCCAGCGGATCCGACATCGGCAAGATCAAGCTCTGGGAGGTCCTTCCGAGCGGCGAAGAAAAGATCCTCCACAACGGCCACTGGCAGGAGATCGAGGACGACGACACCACCGAGTATCGCGGGTACTTCGTCGAGGACGAGGGCGGGTTCCAGAAACCGATGCTCTATTGGATCGGCGCGTTGACCTTCACGCCGGACGGCCAGGTGCTGATCAGCGGGAGCCGCGACGCCACGATCAAGTTCTTCCAAATGCCCCAGATGACCGAGATTCGGACGCTCAAGGGCCACGGGGGATGGGTCCGGTCCCTGGCCGTGTCGCCGGACGGACGGGTCTTGGCCAGTTCCGGGGACGACAACCAGATCAAGCTCTGGGACCTGGCCGCGGGCCGCCATTTCAGAACGTTGAAGGCCCATACCGGAGCGGTGCGCGGCGTCACTTTCTCCCCTGACGGACAACGTCTGCTCAGCGCCTCTTGGGACCGCACCGTGAAGTTGTGGGAAGGCGGGGCGGAGCCCCAGGAGTAG
- a CDS encoding 4Fe-4S dicluster domain-containing protein, translating to MGEKPVVADPQYGRRHFLKDSVLSVAKTAQEFVKHRDASPEQAKPEPAARTDWLRPPGAVAEALFLERCTRCGDCLKVCPYGSIKPEPKSGTPVIFPDETPCHLCEDFPCISACGTEALLSVAGREEVAMGVAVVSHRICTAGQGCHACVSRCPTEALAMDFDSFRLVVMKERCVGCGLCEQTCKTVNDKVAITITPTRVLASGGGAR from the coding sequence ATGGGAGAAAAGCCCGTGGTTGCGGATCCGCAGTATGGCCGTCGTCATTTCCTCAAGGATTCCGTTCTGTCCGTCGCCAAGACGGCGCAGGAATTTGTCAAACATCGGGATGCGTCGCCGGAGCAAGCCAAGCCGGAGCCGGCTGCCAGAACCGACTGGCTTAGGCCGCCGGGTGCGGTCGCCGAGGCGCTTTTTCTTGAGCGATGCACCCGCTGCGGAGATTGTCTTAAAGTCTGTCCCTACGGCAGCATCAAGCCGGAACCCAAGTCCGGCACACCTGTGATCTTTCCGGATGAGACGCCGTGTCATCTCTGCGAGGACTTTCCTTGCATCAGCGCATGCGGAACCGAGGCTCTGCTCTCCGTGGCCGGCCGTGAAGAGGTCGCCATGGGGGTTGCCGTTGTGTCACATCGAATCTGTACTGCAGGCCAGGGCTGTCACGCCTGCGTTTCCCGTTGTCCCACTGAAGCGCTGGCCATGGATTTTGATTCGTTCCGTTTGGTGGTTATGAAGGAACGATGTGTGGGGTGTGGTCTCTGCGAGCAGACGTGCAAAACCGTGAATGACAAGGTCGCCATCACGATCACACCGACACGGGTGTTGGCATCCGGTGGAGGCGCCAGATGA